The Alligator mississippiensis isolate rAllMis1 chromosome 14, rAllMis1, whole genome shotgun sequence DNA segment GACCCTACTTTCAGTCTTCGTCAGCTGGGATCAGAGTTTGACAATTATAACATGTCATAAATGTGGCAAGTCTTCTTTGATTGACAGGCACTGACCCCAGGACGGataaagtcaaaatgaaatgacagGTGTGAAACTTCCTTTCTGTGTGCCTTCATGCCAATGACAAGTCTCCTGACTGAGACCAATGACTTTTGGTGGGGACTGTGCTCCTAAGTTGCATGGGCTTTTGCGTGAAACTTTCAATGCATATAACCATAAACATCTTCTCCTTGTTTCTTTGTAATACTTAGAGTTTTGAAGTCATCAAAGACACCATATTCCCATCCCGCTTGTATCTACGAGAGCTGAATGCGCTTAGGAAAGAAATGCAGAAGCTGGAAACTGAATTTTCCAGACTACAGGGAATGCTCCAGGTCAGCTGCAGTTACATTAGTAGCctcagatttgtttttttcttttgtttatctAAACACTTAaggagctggggtcagggaggaaaaCTAGAAGTATGTGTACTGCTAAAGGGACACCTGCAATTTGAAATCTGTtcactgaaagaaaataaaatggagttTTGGGGGGTTATATatgccctctgctcagggtcagactgattgtcAGATTTGAGGTCAGAGAGGAATTTTCCCCCTTGGTTacattggtatggactggggagggttttgccttcctgtgtagttgtgggggtggaagggggagcagaggacctcttgagcatatatcgACAACACTGTAGAAGCACAGACGTCAGCTGCTGTGGTGCCCTTGctttcctgtggcaggttagggtctAAGGGCTGTGTTGTGTCCTGGTTGGGGTTGATGGTAgacttatgcagagtttagattttggtgtgtataggatggtttgaagAGGAATGATCCTATCTCAGatgggggggctggagcagatgacttctggaggtctcttccagcccgacttctctatgactctatatGGTTGAAACTCCTGTCCACACCACTGTTACAATCATGCTTTTTTTAATCAAGGGTGTTACTTTTGTAATCTTGACAGTGTTTTGGCTTTAAGAAGGGTGTTAGAAATGAAGATCCATAGTGAAAATATTGctaaagtaaaaataattttcaaatctgGCTGCTGGCTTCATGTGAAGAGACcattctgtctgcatggagccccaAAGGGGCTATGCACAGATGCTGGGAACTGCTTGTTTAGAATGAGTGGCAGGGGTATGTCCTTGCATCACTATAACGTTTCCCCTTCGTTCAGTCGCTGACTGCAATTGGAGTGTATAATGCAGGGAAACCAGAACAGGGGCTTTATTCTAACTCTGGGTGATCAAATTAATCCCACCCTGAATATCCAGTAAAACTGCTAAAACAATTCCTAAGATCCTGTATGGAAACAATGTCACATATAAATAGAAAGAATATGCATTTCCTAATCTTTCATTGCAAAGCACTTTCAACATCCCATACATACAGCATCACTTGAAGTGCCACAGCCTggaagctggaggactgcaggtAGCCAGCTAAAAGATCAGACCTAGGGCAGGCTATTTTTGGGCCTTGCATTTTGGTTCAACTGAGTCACAATCCCTATTTCCTGAACTTTCCCGTACATTGGACGGAGagtgaatttttattttatatttttttctgttccagaTGAGTGGGACTGTGGTTCGTTCCTCAGAAAACTCCCCTTGCCAAAGATGTAATAAACCATCAATACATGCTCCTGTATGTGCACAGATCAGCCTTCCAGAGCTGGTATCTGGGTCTCCTACAGCAGTGCTAcaacctgcagctgctccccctccaccaccacctcctcctcctcctccaccaccactgcccccaccacGCCCCCCTCCAGCACCTCTACTTCTCAAAAGGGTCAATGGCAATAAAGCCCCTCTGGTAAGGATTAATAGGGTTATTCTGTGTCTTTGAGTGGTGTTGGGTTCAGGGTGCAGAGTTGTACGGCACCCATAAGGAATTCAACACTTACAGtttctaattttttattttcttgttaacAGGCCGTATCAGTAAAAAAAGATGGTCCCATACAAATCACAATGAAGGATCTCCTGAATGTAAAACTAAAGAAGACCCAACCCTGCACAAGACCAGATAAGGTAAACCAAAGAAGGGGAGCATGCTCAGGGGACAAATACTGCCCGCAGTAGAACTGGTAGGATTCCAGTGTGTGTGGATGGGTTATCGAACCCCTGTGGCAGTGAGGCCAGCTCTAGGATGGCTCCATGCACAGAGCAGATAATAGCATTTCTCTGTAACCCTACAACCTCTTTTTCCGTCAGGCTCAGAGTAGTGGTTGTAGAAGGGTGACTCCTGCTGGGTGTGACCAGGGCACACCTTGTCTGGTTGGCCTGTGCACGAGATCCAGGATTTCTGACTTGAAGTTTGGTTCTGCTCGTGGTTCCTGTATCCATACAAAAGTGGTTGCCATATAAGCCAACATTTTCCAACCTTGGAAGCCATTTTGCTGCTGTTCAGAGAGATGCAGAGACTAGAAGTAAACTTGATCTTTCTGGGCTTCGGCAGAACTCCTGTTCTCATTCAAGGCCATGTCATGAATTTTTCAGGCCATGGTATTAGCCAGGGCCAGTGCCTGCACTCTGCTCAGCTGTGAGATTGCATTTGACAGTTCAACTCGCAAAGacccttttaaaaacaaatttaagcACCACCCAGTTGCCCTGCCTCAGAGAATAGTCCCTGGTGAAGGACTGAATATCTGCTATCCCCTCCCACAACAGCATGTGTGGGCTGTGGTTTCTTTCTCTGTCTTGAATGATTTATGGATTCTTATTTTTAGCTAGCGTATTCTTTTGTGTATGTTGCTCTCTAGTTTTAGACCATATTTGGGGCAATGGTGATAAATCTAGTGAATGGACTAATTCACTTCGTACATTAGGAGAAACGCTTAAGTGCTGATGAACAAATCCTATTTAGCATTCAGTATGCAGTCTTCAAAATGTGCTGCTGCCATAGGGCCAAACTCACCCCTAACATAGTAACTATCTAAAAGATCCTGCCAAAAGTGAATTTGGACTCAATAACCAACATAATCCTTCCACTGCCAAGTCTCCAATAagggttatttgaaaatgttCTCATTTTGCAGATGCCTGTTTAAAGCAGGGAAGGTAAATGACTTGTTTGGAGTCTATGCAAAGTTTGTTCTTTTTAGCTTGGGTGATGGCTTGCTGTGTTCCACTGTTTCTGTAAATGTGTTGATTTTTATCAGGACAGGTATTTTCTTTTCcctagcattttttttcttaggaGTCTTTTATAAAATGTCTATTTTTATCCAAGGCACATTAAATCTTAACGATTCAAACAAGCTAAAGAGTCAGAATGCACTAAAAACATGCAGAGTATAAATATTAAATAGACAGTATGTTCAGTGGggccttttaaaatgtatttgtggtAACATTGTTCTTTGTGCCTTTAGGGGGGATCACCAGTGAAGACTCACGGGGCATTAATTACGGTTTCAGACTTACAAAGCATTAATCTGAGACCTAAATCCAACCTACCACCAGCTCGAATTGCAAACTTCTTAATGTAAGAAACCTTCTACTTTCTTTGTTTTATAGAAAAGTTGATTTTGTTCGTCATCATCCTCATGTCTGGTACTTGAGAAATAAATTGATTTTaacgttttttgttttttattattagcaCTCCCAGCAAAAATCAATTAGATCTTCGAAAACATCTAAAAAGAGTTGATATAAAGAGGTAACTTCCTTACTGTTCTCTTCTTCTTTAACTAGAAAACGAAAAACTATTTCCCCTAACATTCGTGTTGTCTTTTCAGAAGTCCTGGTGGAACTCCATTAAACAACAAAGAGAACATGGCGACTGGCACAGGATTGACACCCATAATGACTCAAGCACTGAAGCGCAAATTTCAGGCAAGACAAATTTCAGCTCCTTTGTTGAAAAAAGTTAATCGCTGGTAATAAACTACAGAATTCCAAAGAATGTTTCTCTTGCAAAAAAGCACTATTGATTTGCATGGCACTTCATAGATATAAGATGCCTTAGTGGGTCGTGAGAGCCTTTGGTAGCAAGCAGAACTGAGTGCATAATTACTACTAATAAGTTATACTTCACTCAAACTTGTCATCCATGAATCTGAAGGCTTCACAAAGAGAGCTATTATGTGCATTTTACTGAtgaggaaactgaagcacagagatgtGATGTGATTTTTGCCTAAGGTCACTCAGCAGGTCATTGGCAGAGTTGGGAGTTAAGCCTTGTCTCATGATACCTAGTGCCTCATGCCGCCTACCATTTAATTAATGAGTGTACCGTGCTTTGAGAGTAATAAGCACACAAGAAATGTTGAATCTTAGTAGCATCATATGAAACGCACTTGAATCTTTTGAGCTTAATTCAAAGCCTAATCAATGGCTCAGCCCACACATGTGAGAAGGAGTGTGGTAAGATTCTCCTTCAGCATGGCCTCTGCATGATGTGGAAAGCACACCTACAAACTGCCCACTTGCATTCCCTTTTCCATCAGAGTTTTCAAATTTCGGAGTATCTTTGAGGAAGCAGGAGGAATTGGGGTGATTGGGTCTTCCTATTACCTGGACCCCAAACGTTCTCTGCTGTAGGCAGGGCTCATGTGAGGCTTTCCAGAAATGTCCTAAATCTCAATA contains these protein-coding regions:
- the PRR11 gene encoding proline-rich protein 11, whose amino-acid sequence is MAKYKPRRRELRARAKLQEERRRRRSVAAPPLRPAAPAPRSVGDPPPDTACSQTCRLSVWSVAMPIVKNAVKPLAMTVSSVCSWCQNSIAQSFEVIKDTIFPSRLYLRELNALRKEMQKLETEFSRLQGMLQMSGTVVRSSENSPCQRCNKPSIHAPVCAQISLPELVSGSPTAVLQPAAAPPPPPPPPPPPPPLPPPRPPPAPLLLKRVNGNKAPLAVSVKKDGPIQITMKDLLNVKLKKTQPCTRPDKGGSPVKTHGALITVSDLQSINLRPKSNLPPARIANFLITPSKNQLDLRKHLKRVDIKRSPGGTPLNNKENMATGTGLTPIMTQALKRKFQMAHPKSPSPAPLHTASSFDEQN